From the genome of Desulfovibrio sp. JY:
CACCCGCGAGGTGGGACGCCAGCCCTGGCTGGCCTACGGGCTGATCCGCCGGGCCGAAGGCCATTCGGACCTGACCGCCGGCGAGGTCTGGGTGTCGCTGGTCGGCTTTCTCGTCGCCTACACGATCCTTTTCTCCCTGTTCGTGTTTTTCATGGGCAAGCTGCTCAAAAAGGGTCCGAACATGGAAGAGCTGCCCCCCGCCGCCCACGCCAGAGGGTAGGGCGGGCCGGATGGACGCAACGTCGGATCAACGGCGCGAAGGGAAGAAAAAGAGGCTGCTGATGGATGGACATATGGGCATCGCCGAAGCGTGGTACTGGATAATGGCCCTGCTGTTGTGGCTCTACGTCTTCACCGACGGCTTCGACCTCGGGGTGGGCTTTTTGTGCCTGCACACGGACGACGAGGCCTGGCGGGACGCCATGACCGAAACCATCGACGGCGTGTGGCACGCCAACCAGACCTGGCTGGTGATGCTCGGCGGGGTGCTCTTCGGCGCGTTCCCGCTGGTCTACGGCACGGTGCTGGCCGCGCTCTACCTGCCGGCCGGGCTGCTGCTCTTCGCGCTCATGGCCCGGGGCATCGGGCTCGAATACCGGGCCGAGTCCGGACGCAAGCGCGGTTGGTCCGTACTTTTCGGCATCGGCAGCGTGGCCGTGGCCCTGGCCCACGGCTTTTTGCTCGGCGGCATTTTGCAGGGCATGCGCTTCGACGGGCTTCGCTACACCGGCGGCGCGTTCGACTGGTTTTCGCCCTTTACCGTCCTGGTCGCCCTGACCCTGCTTTTCCTTTACGCCATGTTCGGCGCGGCCTGGCTGGTGCTCAAGACCGATGGCGCGCTCCAGGCGAAAGCGAGGCAGTGGGGGGCGCGTTACGGTGCGGCGGCCGTGGCCATGCTGGTCATCGTCATCGGCTACGTCGCCCTGCACGGGAACATGGGCTATCTGGTCGGCCGGCCGGGCGGGCAGGGGGGCCTTTCCCCCATGTTCATCGGCTTGGCCGTCGCGGCGGTCCTTTGCGCGGCGCTGTATTTCCAGGCCCTGGGCAAGGGGCGGGACGGCCAGCCCCTGGGCTGGTGCGCCGTCATGTTGGCGTTTGTCTTCGCCGCTTTTGGCGGCAGCCTCTTCCCGGTCATCGTGCCCCCGGGCCTGACGGCCGCCCAGGCCGCCTCGCCGGCGGAGATGTTGCGCGTCATGCTGGCCGTGATCGGCGGGCTCATGCCGGTGATCCTTTTCTACAACGCCTACCAGTACCGGGTTTTTCGCGGCAAGGCCGCACCGGAAAACGAGATCGAGTAG
Proteins encoded in this window:
- a CDS encoding cytochrome d ubiquinol oxidase subunit II is translated as MDGHMGIAEAWYWIMALLLWLYVFTDGFDLGVGFLCLHTDDEAWRDAMTETIDGVWHANQTWLVMLGGVLFGAFPLVYGTVLAALYLPAGLLLFALMARGIGLEYRAESGRKRGWSVLFGIGSVAVALAHGFLLGGILQGMRFDGLRYTGGAFDWFSPFTVLVALTLLFLYAMFGAAWLVLKTDGALQAKARQWGARYGAAAVAMLVIVIGYVALHGNMGYLVGRPGGQGGLSPMFIGLAVAAVLCAALYFQALGKGRDGQPLGWCAVMLAFVFAAFGGSLFPVIVPPGLTAAQAASPAEMLRVMLAVIGGLMPVILFYNAYQYRVFRGKAAPENEIE